From Vigna unguiculata cultivar IT97K-499-35 chromosome 5, ASM411807v1, whole genome shotgun sequence, the proteins below share one genomic window:
- the LOC114183331 gene encoding elongator complex protein 6, whose product MEQKNWNLLDEALGLHNNDNAKPWPLCGRFVLVEDCVDTSAAFVLHHILKRSFSSHPSSAVLLLAFSHPFSHYDRVLRKLGCNLTAQRDNGRLFFLPMLMFQCPGEGKPNHDGLASVFEQIERVITVLHQDKKSISIIIDDISFLEVAANGSSDDVLNLMHYCHTLTSEYGCAFIALDHKDIYLNGDRTAVILEMEYLAEILVKAEPLATGLAKDVHGQLMVLNKETQHQHGITAIKSYNFHFKIKETGIECFYPGTKIQ is encoded by the exons ATGGAGCAGAAAAATTGGAACCTTCTGGACGAAGCGCTGGGGCTTCACAACAATGACAACGCGAAGCCATGGCCTTTGTGTGGTCGCTTTGTTCTTGTGGAGGACTGTGTTGACACAAGCGCCGCTTTCGTTCTTCACCACATCCTCAAACGCTCCTTCTCTTCTCACCCTTCTTCCGCCGTTCTCTTGCTCGCTTTTTCTCATCCTTTCTCCCACTACGATCGCGTCCTCCGAAAGCTC GGTTGCAACTTAACTGCTCAAAGAGATAATGGCAGATTATTTTTCCTTCCTATGCTTATGTTTCAGTGTCCAG GTGAAGGAAAACCCAATCATGATGGGCTTGCTTCTGTGTTTGAGCAAATTGAAAGAGTGATCACTGTGTTACATCAAGACAAGAAATCCATCTCTATCATTATAGATGATATATCTTTTCTTGAAGTTGCTGCTAATGGTTCTTCAGATGATGTTTTGAACTTGATGCATTATTGCCATACGTTAACATCAGAATAT GGTTGTGCATTTATTGCACTTGATCataaagatatttatttgaatGGAGACAGGACTGCTGTTATCTTAGAGATGGAGTACCTTGCTGAGATTTTGGTCAAGGCTGAACCATTGGCCACTGGTTTAGCGAAAGATGTGCATGGTCAG TTGATGGTGTTGAATAAGGAAACACAACATCAGCATGGAATTACAGCCATTAAGAGTTACAATTTTCACTTCAAGATCAAGGAAACTGGCATCGAGTGCTTTTATCCTGGTACAAAAATCCAATGA